A window of the Microtus ochrogaster isolate Prairie Vole_2 unplaced genomic scaffold, MicOch1.0 UNK60, whole genome shotgun sequence genome harbors these coding sequences:
- the Phtf1 gene encoding putative homeodomain transcription factor 1 isoform X2 gives MASNERDAISWYQKKIGAYDQQIWEKSIEQTQIKGFKNKPKKMGHIKPDLIDVDLIRGSTFAKAKPEIPWTSLTRKGLVRVVFFPLFSSWWIQVTSLRIFVWLLLLYLMQVTAIVLYLMMPIVNVSEVLGPLCLMLLMGTVHCQIVSTQIARPSGNNGNRRRRKLRKAVNGDGSRDNGNSSSGKVRGAEALESAPSVGGFWGTLFGNRIKRVKLVSNKGTETDNDTGCFHPIIKKRQGRPEIRMWQAREKAKVSDGEKCRREAYRRLGNGISDDLSSEEDCEARTQMILLRRSVEGASSDNGCEVKNRKSILSRHLNSQVKKTTTRWCHIVRDSDSLAESEFESAAFSQGSRSGVSVGSRSLNLSRRDSESTRHDSETEDMLWDDLLHGPECRSSVTSDSEGTHVNTLHSGTKRDPKEDVFQQNHLFWLQNSSPASERVSAIIWEGNECKKMDMSVLEISGIIMSRVNAYQQGVGYQMLGNAVTIGLAFFPFLYRLFREKSFDQLKSISAEEVLTLFCGAPPVTPVVILSIINFFERLCLTWMFFFMMCVAERTYKQRFLFAKLFSHITSARKARKYEIPHFRLKKVENIKIWLSLRSYLKRRGPQRSVDVVVSSVFLLTLSIAFICCAQVLQGHKTFLNDAYNWEFLIWETALLLFLLRLASLGSETNKKYSNVSILLTEQPQIHSG, from the exons ATGGCCTCAAATGAGAGAGATGCCATTTCGTGGTATCAGAAGAAG ATTGGAGCATATGATCAGCAGATATGGGAAAAGTCAATCGAACAGACTCAGATTAAG ggcttcaaaaacaaaccaaaaaaaatgggCCACATAAAGCCAGACTTGATTGATGTTGACTTAATCAGAG GCTCAACATTTGCCAAAGCCAAGCCTGAGATTCCATGGACATCCCTCACTCGGAAGGGGCTTGTTCGAGTGGTGTTTTTTCCGTTGTTCAGCAGTTGGTGGATTCAGGTTACCTCTCTCAGAATCTTTGTTTGGTTGCTGCTGCTTTACCTCATGCAAG TAACAGCGATTGTGTTATATCTCATGATGCCTATTGTGAATGTGAGTGAAGTGCTCGGACCGCTGTGCCTTATGCTCCTCATGGGAACTGTCCACTGTCAGATCGTGTCGACTCAGATAGCCAGGCCGTCTGGGAACAATGGGAATAGGAGAAGAAG aaaattacgAAAAGCTGTAAATGGTGACGGGAGCCGAGACAATGGAAACAGCTCCTCTGGTAAAGTCAGAGGAGCAGAAGCTCTAGAGTCCGCACCCAGCGTTGGTGGGTTTTGGGGGACTCTCTTTGGCAACAG gattaAAAGGGTGAAATTAGTATCTAACAAAGGGACTGAAACTGACAATGACACAGGCTGTTTCCATCCTATCATTAAGAAGAGACAGGGTCGACCAGAGATCAGAATGTGGCAAGCAAGAGAGAAAGCGAAGGTTTCGGATGGAGAAAAGTGCCGTAGG GAGGCGTATAGACGTTTGGGTAATGGAATTTCAGATGATCTGTCAAGCGAGGAGGACTGTGAAGCTCGGACACAGATGATATTATTGCGTAGGAGTGTGGAAGGGGCATCAAGTGACAATGGTTGTGAAGTTAAGAATAGAAAATCAATACTTTCAAGGCACCTAAACTCTCAg gtaaagaaaaccacaacaaGATGGTGTCATATAGTACGGGATTCAGATAGTCTGGCTGAATCAGAATTTGAATCAGCAGCCTTCAGCCAG ggTTCTAGGTCTGGTGTGAGTGTTGGCTCTCGGAGTCTTAACTTGTCAAGAAGAGACTCAGAAAGCACCCGCCATGACTCAGAGACCGAAGATATGTTATGGGATGACCTTCTCCATGGCCCAGAGTGCCGGTCATCTGTCACCAGTGACAGTGAGGGGACTCATGTAAATACCCTTCATTCAGGGACGAAACGTGACCCCAAAGAAGATGTTTTTCAGCAG AACCATTTATTCTGGCTTCAGAATTCAAGTCCTGCCTCTGAGCGAGTTAGTGCAATAATCTGGGAAGGAAATGAGTGCAAAAAGATGGACATGTCTGTTTTGGAGATAAGCGGCATCATCATGAGCAGG GTCAATGCTTACCAGCAAGGAGTCGGCTATCAGATGCTGGGGAACGCCGTCACCATTGGCTTagcatttttcccatttttatatcGGCTTTTCAGAGAGAAGAGTTTTGACCAACTAAAGTCCATCTCAGCAGAGGAGGTTCTGACCCTCTTCTGTGGTGCACCACCTGTCACACCTGTTGTTATTTTgtctataattaatttttttgaaagactATGTCTTACTTGGATGTTTTTTTTCATGATGTGTGTGGCAGAGAGAACATATAAACAG AGATTTTTATTTGCAAAACTCTTCAGCCATATTACTTCTGCCAGGAAAGCCAGAAAATATGAAATACCTCATTTCAGACTTAAAAAGGTGGAGAACATTAAAATATGGTTATCACTGCGTTCCTATCTAAAG AGGCGGGGTCCACAGCGCTCAGTGGATGTGGTTGTGTCATCTGTCTTCCTGCTGACACTTTCAATTGCTTTCATTTGTTGTGCACAG